The Streptomyces sp. NBC_01353 genome contains a region encoding:
- a CDS encoding RRQRL motif-containing zinc-binding protein, whose amino-acid sequence MAARRRLYDPTGERYGLPTYPWRMAPEGLATRRQLRARGLRPGGQEVAAQVLWHSRRYWRKGTSPIRVAYLYRLDRAKPVRPMTPAKWAALAKANAAQRICPECRRDAGYRIPTSLGTCVTCADTPQLAA is encoded by the coding sequence GTGGCCGCCCGCCGACGCCTGTATGACCCGACCGGCGAGCGGTACGGCCTCCCGACCTACCCGTGGCGGATGGCTCCTGAGGGTCTGGCCACCCGCCGTCAGCTCCGCGCCCGCGGCTTGCGCCCGGGCGGCCAGGAGGTGGCCGCTCAGGTGCTGTGGCACTCGCGCCGCTACTGGCGCAAGGGAACCAGCCCGATCCGGGTGGCCTACCTGTACCGCCTCGACCGCGCGAAGCCCGTGCGGCCGATGACTCCCGCGAAGTGGGCGGCGCTGGCCAAGGCGAACGCTGCCCAGCGCATCTGCCCCGAGTGCCGGCGGGATGCCGGATACCGCATCCCGACCTCACTCGGCACGTGCGTCACCTG
- a CDS encoding conjugal transfer protein gives MTTERRPLTKVQKVVLTAAFVPMLATGIGGGVGTFSNISGAYGSGTALGAVAAGEGATAVLALVLLGLTMLGQSSPRIIRLGLWALPAAASVMAATAADDPGRTVIYAVTPMGMCVSAEGMAFLARRIVVHQDGRDAEAEAKAAAVVKALAYHQARAANHPDKRVKKASERTSWKLARKVGMGDAALGGRLLDIQRERVTNGADAALAAMFSVPFPHTPVSLANREESVERAVNRLGSDLRESPREAVEGVAGVPAIESAVPEPDAPAEAAVESLDPVAVTEPPDADSAVPESASVKAVAAAQSGSRRATGRVPESARTPRPTRTPEELLAEARTVTADWAVADLTADGIRKAVRTSSANARMLRDTLKVERDGDTGAEATAA, from the coding sequence GTGACGACGGAGCGCAGGCCACTGACCAAGGTGCAGAAGGTCGTCCTGACGGCCGCGTTCGTGCCCATGCTCGCTACCGGGATCGGCGGTGGGGTGGGAACGTTCAGCAACATCAGCGGCGCCTACGGTTCCGGCACCGCACTGGGAGCGGTGGCTGCCGGCGAGGGCGCGACCGCAGTCCTGGCGCTCGTACTGCTGGGGCTGACGATGCTCGGGCAGTCGTCCCCCCGGATCATCCGGCTCGGCCTGTGGGCCCTGCCGGCGGCAGCCTCGGTCATGGCCGCGACGGCCGCCGACGACCCAGGCCGGACCGTGATCTACGCCGTGACCCCGATGGGCATGTGCGTGTCGGCGGAGGGCATGGCGTTCCTGGCCCGCCGCATCGTCGTCCACCAGGACGGCCGCGACGCTGAGGCCGAAGCCAAGGCCGCAGCCGTCGTGAAGGCGCTGGCCTACCATCAGGCCCGCGCCGCGAACCACCCCGACAAGCGCGTCAAGAAAGCCTCCGAGCGGACCTCGTGGAAGCTCGCGCGGAAGGTCGGCATGGGGGATGCCGCGCTGGGCGGTCGGCTACTGGACATCCAGCGCGAGCGCGTCACCAACGGTGCCGACGCGGCCCTGGCCGCCATGTTCTCTGTCCCGTTCCCGCACACCCCCGTCTCCCTCGCGAACCGGGAGGAATCGGTAGAGCGCGCCGTAAATCGGTTGGGGTCTGACCTGCGTGAGTCGCCTCGGGAAGCGGTGGAGGGCGTGGCCGGGGTCCCGGCCATCGAGTCGGCCGTGCCGGAGCCGGACGCCCCGGCTGAGGCGGCTGTCGAGTCGCTCGACCCGGTGGCGGTCACCGAGCCGCCTGACGCCGACTCGGCTGTGCCGGAGTCGGCTTCGGTCAAGGCCGTGGCTGCCGCGCAGTCGGGTTCGCGCCGGGCGACCGGTCGGGTTCCTGAGTCGGCTCGCACACCCCGCCCGACTCGCACCCCTGAAGAGCTGCTGGCGGAGGCCCGGACGGTCACGGCTGACTGGGCCGTGGCGGACCTGACCGCCGATGGGATTCGCAAGGCGGTGCGTACGTCGTCGGCCAACGCCCGGATGCTGCGCGACACGCTCAAGGTCGAGCGCGACGGGGACACGGGCGCTGAGGCGACGGCCGCGTAG
- a CDS encoding GGDEF domain-containing protein produces the protein MSHTMAALSAALPLVSGWSVHSLWMRRRIEDSRRDPLTGLWARDAFEERARKSLSQKCQRAVLVLDLNWFKQINDTFGHAAGDAVLRATGQRLAQWAADNSGVAGRLGGDEFTAIIPAYGLDNLRQDLSDLTERLAQPVEFEGHHIDVHASVGADWYYRASHGDLSTLLRRADEQMYKAKQSGGGWRIAPHRLRVAPQMDTVNGRRAGRRGTSGEVA, from the coding sequence ATGAGTCACACCATGGCGGCCCTCTCCGCCGCGCTGCCGCTGGTGTCCGGCTGGTCCGTCCACAGTCTCTGGATGCGTCGCCGGATTGAGGACTCGCGCCGCGACCCGCTGACGGGCCTGTGGGCCCGTGACGCGTTCGAGGAGCGGGCCCGCAAGAGCCTGTCCCAGAAGTGCCAGCGCGCTGTTCTCGTTCTGGATCTCAACTGGTTCAAGCAGATCAACGACACGTTCGGCCACGCGGCCGGTGACGCGGTCCTTCGCGCCACCGGCCAGCGCCTCGCTCAGTGGGCCGCAGACAACTCCGGGGTCGCGGGGCGACTGGGCGGTGACGAGTTCACCGCGATCATCCCGGCGTACGGGCTCGACAACCTGCGCCAGGACCTGAGCGACCTGACCGAGCGGCTGGCTCAGCCGGTGGAGTTCGAGGGCCACCACATCGACGTTCACGCCTCGGTCGGCGCGGACTGGTACTACCGCGCGAGCCACGGCGACCTGTCCACCCTGCTGCGGCGGGCGGATGAGCAGATGTACAAGGCCAAGCAGAGCGGCGGGGGCTGGCGCATCGCCCCCCACCGTCTGAGGGTCGCCCCGCAGATGGACACGGTCAACGGCCGCCGCGCCGGGCGCCGGGGCACCAGCGGGGAGGTGGCGTGA
- a CDS encoding GntR family transcriptional regulator — MVEWTGKPAYQQVAEQLRRRIAAGEFNTAGKLPSLAEIQGAYGVTVTVARAAIRQLNSDGLVVTHQGKGAFLTSGSTEAAKLASPEGALADLQEQVDSLKAEVGDLRARLDALEAGRGSE, encoded by the coding sequence ATGGTCGAGTGGACCGGCAAGCCCGCCTATCAGCAGGTTGCCGAGCAACTCCGGCGGAGGATCGCGGCCGGCGAGTTCAACACGGCAGGCAAGCTGCCGTCCTTGGCGGAGATCCAAGGGGCGTACGGCGTCACTGTCACCGTGGCGCGCGCCGCTATCCGCCAGCTCAACAGCGACGGGCTCGTGGTGACCCACCAGGGGAAGGGCGCGTTCCTCACGTCCGGCTCGACCGAGGCCGCGAAGCTCGCGAGCCCCGAGGGCGCCCTCGCCGATCTGCAAGAACAGGTCGACAGCCTCAAAGCCGAGGTGGGAGACCTTCGCGCCCGACTGGACGCCCTGGAGGCGGGTCGCGGCTCGGAGTGA
- a CDS encoding AAA family ATPase, producing the protein MARKHPDWNPELLRQHREKFGLTLEDTGEKLREIAERHNFNIAANFQTIWGHEKGTVYPGPHYRRAYCRLYRRNEAQLGFRGALPGEDAPVGPAPAPVERDLPDQTQAVRHALRSIREGTSDVDSEALRNRVVDAWSRRTTGGTVDTPSVVLVGGYAGSGKSEFAKFLGGLTGWPILDKDSLTRPLVDQLLVALGGEAHDRSSDLYREKVRPLEYRCLMEAAWDNVDCGISTILDAPFISEFSQADWMQRFHNRCRSKRVSVATIWVECDPESMREYIEFRGAARDAWKMDSWDDYLSSLNLELRPQGPHFVVDNKLGAAVAMVDEARDVLSGGDL; encoded by the coding sequence ATGGCTCGCAAGCACCCGGATTGGAACCCCGAACTCCTGCGCCAGCACAGGGAAAAGTTCGGGCTGACACTGGAAGACACGGGGGAGAAACTGCGAGAGATCGCGGAGCGGCACAACTTCAACATTGCCGCCAACTTCCAGACGATCTGGGGGCACGAGAAGGGAACGGTGTACCCCGGCCCTCACTACCGCCGGGCGTACTGCCGCCTCTATCGCCGCAACGAAGCCCAGCTGGGCTTTCGTGGAGCCCTGCCCGGAGAGGATGCCCCCGTGGGACCCGCCCCAGCGCCCGTGGAACGTGACCTGCCCGACCAGACCCAAGCCGTACGCCATGCCCTGAGAAGCATCCGCGAAGGAACGTCCGACGTCGACAGTGAGGCCCTGCGCAACCGGGTCGTAGACGCGTGGAGTCGGCGCACAACGGGTGGCACCGTCGACACCCCGTCCGTCGTACTTGTCGGTGGCTACGCAGGATCAGGGAAGTCCGAGTTCGCCAAGTTCCTGGGCGGACTGACGGGCTGGCCGATCCTCGACAAGGACTCCCTCACGCGACCGCTGGTCGATCAACTCCTCGTCGCACTAGGCGGCGAGGCGCACGATCGTAGTTCGGACCTGTATCGCGAGAAGGTTCGTCCCCTCGAATACCGCTGCCTCATGGAGGCAGCATGGGACAACGTTGACTGTGGGATCTCGACTATTCTCGATGCCCCGTTTATCTCCGAGTTTTCCCAGGCCGATTGGATGCAGCGCTTCCACAACCGTTGCCGTTCAAAGCGCGTTTCCGTGGCGACCATATGGGTTGAGTGCGACCCGGAGTCGATGCGCGAGTACATCGAATTCCGGGGTGCGGCCCGCGATGCCTGGAAAATGGATTCCTGGGACGACTACCTGTCGTCGCTCAATCTGGAACTGCGCCCGCAGGGGCCGCACTTCGTCGTGGACAACAAGCTGGGCGCCGCCGTGGCCATGGTGGACGAAGCAAGGGATGTGCTGAGCGGAGGCGACCTGTGA
- a CDS encoding guanylate kinase codes for MTASGVVLYGPPGSGKDTVTAELSRLRSEFTLFKRLKAGPGRTTGYRLTTAEHIAELSRAGELLYRNERYDAEYAIDRAGVSELVDQGLIPVLHMGQVAGVSAVEAFPIHWVKALLWCPLDVTEERCRGRGDKDLKARLAVWHETQQDLMDHATEPWSVVIDTESHSPAQAAAIIDAAVTERIAARPRDIRGSVA; via the coding sequence GTGACCGCATCAGGGGTCGTCCTCTACGGTCCGCCGGGCTCCGGCAAGGACACAGTGACGGCGGAGCTGTCACGCCTCCGGTCTGAGTTCACACTGTTCAAGCGGCTCAAGGCGGGGCCCGGTCGCACGACCGGGTACCGCCTGACTACGGCAGAACACATCGCGGAGCTCTCACGCGCCGGCGAACTGCTCTACCGCAACGAGCGGTACGACGCTGAATACGCGATCGACCGAGCCGGGGTATCTGAACTCGTCGATCAAGGGCTGATCCCCGTGCTCCACATGGGCCAGGTAGCGGGCGTCAGCGCTGTCGAGGCGTTCCCGATCCACTGGGTGAAGGCTCTCCTCTGGTGCCCCCTGGATGTCACCGAAGAACGGTGCAGGGGCCGCGGAGACAAGGACCTGAAGGCACGTCTGGCGGTGTGGCACGAGACTCAGCAAGACCTCATGGATCACGCCACCGAACCGTGGTCTGTCGTGATCGACACAGAGAGCCACTCCCCCGCGCAGGCAGCCGCCATCATCGACGCGGCAGTAACGGAGAGGATCGCCGCCAGGCCCCGCGATATCCGAGGCTCGGTCGCATGA
- a CDS encoding DUF1932 domain-containing protein: MTTVGILHPGSMGAAVAAQARQQGAEVLWCTEGRSEASRSRALHYGLIAASNLAELCGQCDVIISLCPPANAVEVAASVAAEAYAGTYVDANAISPAHMAQIGDIVGATAAAVVDGSVIGSPPSESKQPRLYLSGPEAESAAVARLFDGSAVRPLLLDGGIGKASALKLAYSSYQKASRVLAAVSYALASDHGVEEELLDIARGRTSSYLTETAYFPKTAARAWRWAPEMREAARALDDARLPAALMEASAEILERWAALKDQPLKLGDALEGLHSANDG, translated from the coding sequence ATGACTACGGTCGGAATTCTGCACCCCGGCAGCATGGGGGCAGCCGTCGCAGCTCAGGCACGACAGCAAGGCGCGGAAGTTCTTTGGTGCACCGAGGGGCGCAGCGAGGCGAGCCGGAGCAGGGCCCTGCACTACGGGCTTATTGCCGCCTCGAACCTTGCGGAGCTGTGTGGGCAGTGCGATGTCATCATCAGCCTCTGCCCGCCGGCCAATGCCGTGGAGGTCGCGGCATCCGTAGCCGCTGAGGCATACGCCGGCACCTACGTCGATGCCAACGCCATTTCTCCTGCCCACATGGCGCAGATCGGCGACATCGTCGGGGCGACCGCTGCCGCTGTGGTCGATGGGTCAGTGATCGGCTCCCCGCCGTCCGAATCGAAACAACCGCGGCTGTACCTCTCCGGCCCTGAAGCCGAGTCAGCAGCCGTGGCGCGGCTCTTCGACGGCTCGGCCGTCCGGCCGCTGCTCCTTGATGGCGGCATCGGCAAGGCGTCCGCCTTGAAACTGGCCTACAGCAGCTACCAGAAGGCAAGCCGCGTCCTCGCTGCTGTGTCGTACGCCCTCGCCAGCGACCACGGAGTGGAGGAGGAACTCCTCGACATCGCCCGGGGCCGCACAAGCAGCTATCTCACAGAGACGGCCTACTTCCCGAAGACGGCCGCGCGGGCCTGGCGCTGGGCTCCGGAGATGCGCGAGGCGGCACGCGCTCTCGATGATGCGCGGCTGCCGGCGGCGCTCATGGAGGCATCAGCTGAGATCCTTGAGCGATGGGCAGCCCTCAAGGACCAACCGCTCAAGCTCGGGGACGCACTCGAAGGGCTCCACTCAGCTAACGACGGATGA
- a CDS encoding HAD family hydrolase, protein MTAGTSGRGVRQCPVAAYVEWVQQLALFDLDNTLIARQGALSEWAHGFTTSRGMLDDAAYLITEMLSARAYPSDFARIKATLGLRDSLESLWSEYVSGMASRARCGEGVREGLAVMLAEGWTVGIATNGSADIQRAKLASAGLADLVEGVCVSDDVQTRKPDRAVFEAAARRCGATLSGGGWMVGDNPSTDIEGGRAAGLRTLWIAAGKQWPEGVDSPDATAVGALEAIKYLLEWGRSFPSSVVS, encoded by the coding sequence ATGACCGCAGGTACCAGCGGGCGGGGCGTGAGGCAGTGTCCCGTGGCTGCGTATGTTGAGTGGGTGCAGCAACTAGCCCTCTTCGACCTGGACAACACCCTGATTGCCCGGCAAGGCGCCCTCAGTGAATGGGCACACGGCTTCACGACGTCTAGGGGGATGCTTGATGACGCGGCCTACCTGATCACAGAGATGCTCAGCGCGAGGGCCTACCCGTCAGACTTCGCACGGATCAAGGCCACACTCGGGCTTCGGGATTCTCTGGAGTCGCTCTGGTCTGAGTACGTGTCCGGCATGGCTAGCCGAGCGCGCTGCGGCGAGGGAGTACGCGAGGGCCTCGCAGTCATGCTGGCTGAGGGCTGGACCGTTGGAATTGCCACCAACGGGTCCGCTGATATCCAGCGCGCCAAGCTGGCGAGCGCAGGGCTCGCTGACCTGGTTGAGGGGGTGTGCGTCTCTGATGACGTCCAGACCAGGAAGCCGGACAGGGCCGTCTTCGAGGCTGCCGCCCGCCGCTGCGGCGCCACCCTCAGCGGCGGCGGATGGATGGTTGGAGACAACCCCAGCACCGACATCGAGGGTGGGCGTGCGGCGGGGCTGCGGACCCTTTGGATCGCTGCCGGTAAGCAGTGGCCCGAGGGTGTCGACAGCCCCGATGCAACGGCGGTGGGAGCCCTAGAAGCGATTAAGTACCTCTTGGAATGGGGTCGTTCCTTCCCCTCATCCGTCGTTAGCTGA
- a CDS encoding DEAD/DEAH box helicase family protein, whose translation MALDWDRIGMGGDEAILRPRDIFAGLANRPWRYLRHEQGEVLDEWFDHRRSDRDVVIKQNTGGGKTAVGLLIAQSTLNEGIGKAVYLAPDNYLVKQVRAEAAKLSIATTDDPQDPGFVASESVLVTNYQKLINGKSVFGVVGDGRDRIDLGIVVVDDAHAALARTEDQFRLRVPKEHPAYLELLDLFADEIQHQSANAWAELQSGDWTALAPIPFWAWADKKSRVMEILHPHRNHDDFKFVWPLIAEHLHLCLATATARGVEIRPSCPPIDRVPSFVGARRRVYLTATLADDSALVTDFLADPGLVARPVTPGSASDLGERMILAPLALNPKLDSVAVRKLARQFADGDQDGDGQAEADPVNVVVLVPSDKAAAAWKDYADATYRVNNLQAGVERLQAGHVGLVVLVNKYDGVDLPGDACRLLILDGIPRPLDGVERREAVALADSSVRLAREVQRIEQGMGRGVRDSDDYCAVLLLGANLAVAIHDQTHLRLFSPATQAQLRLSRDIANQIRDLGLDAVSMALRACLGRDAKWVQRSRRAVAEVRYAEHGTVRPEAIALREAFDLAVTGRYMQAADRLQKTVNELNDKQLRGWLKEQKAAYLHFADEALAQKALMGALDENPFVLRPVNGVAATQIKAAAVQAREAAGFLSYKYNDGTNLVLGVKRLLEEVVWGEEERSDDAERAWEQLGLHLGFVSTRPEKQYGKGPDNLWALSASEQAVIELKTGCVTETIAKKDLNQLGGSVRWLNKINGDVKALPVMLHPSRTCDVQGTPPPGMRVVTPAKFELLRDAVTKFANALAANPGSWKDEQAVSVQLTQHKLTGNFFNTYSEAVRTAT comes from the coding sequence ATGGCACTGGATTGGGACCGTATCGGGATGGGCGGCGACGAGGCGATCCTTCGGCCTCGTGACATCTTCGCAGGGCTGGCCAACCGCCCGTGGCGCTACCTTCGCCATGAGCAGGGTGAGGTGCTGGACGAGTGGTTTGACCACCGTCGAAGTGATCGTGACGTGGTGATCAAGCAGAACACCGGTGGCGGCAAGACCGCTGTCGGCTTGTTGATCGCCCAGAGCACGTTGAATGAGGGCATCGGCAAGGCCGTGTACCTGGCCCCGGACAACTACCTGGTGAAGCAGGTGCGCGCGGAAGCGGCGAAGCTGAGTATCGCCACCACGGACGACCCGCAGGATCCGGGGTTCGTGGCGTCGGAATCCGTCCTGGTGACGAACTACCAGAAGTTGATCAATGGCAAGTCTGTGTTCGGCGTCGTCGGAGACGGCCGGGACCGGATAGACCTGGGGATCGTCGTCGTCGACGACGCGCACGCCGCGCTTGCTCGAACGGAAGACCAGTTCCGGCTGCGTGTCCCCAAGGAGCATCCCGCGTATCTGGAGCTCCTGGACCTGTTCGCCGACGAGATCCAGCATCAGTCGGCCAATGCCTGGGCGGAGCTGCAGTCTGGGGACTGGACGGCTCTCGCACCGATACCCTTCTGGGCCTGGGCTGACAAGAAGTCCAGGGTCATGGAGATCCTGCACCCGCACCGGAATCACGACGACTTCAAGTTCGTGTGGCCGCTCATCGCCGAGCATCTCCACCTGTGCCTCGCCACGGCTACAGCGAGGGGCGTCGAGATCCGCCCCTCGTGCCCGCCGATCGACCGCGTCCCGTCCTTCGTAGGCGCGCGGCGGCGTGTCTATCTGACTGCGACCCTGGCTGACGACAGTGCGCTGGTCACGGACTTCCTCGCCGATCCTGGCCTCGTGGCGCGCCCTGTCACACCGGGAAGCGCATCCGACCTCGGCGAGCGGATGATCCTGGCGCCGCTCGCGCTCAACCCGAAGCTGGACAGCGTCGCCGTACGCAAGCTGGCCCGCCAGTTCGCCGATGGCGACCAAGACGGCGACGGCCAGGCGGAGGCAGACCCGGTCAACGTCGTGGTCCTCGTCCCGAGCGACAAAGCTGCCGCGGCGTGGAAGGACTACGCGGATGCGACCTACCGGGTCAACAATCTGCAGGCCGGGGTGGAGCGGCTGCAGGCCGGGCACGTCGGGTTGGTCGTCTTGGTCAACAAGTACGACGGCGTGGACCTCCCCGGGGACGCTTGCCGGCTGCTGATTCTCGACGGAATCCCCCGCCCCCTGGACGGTGTCGAACGGCGTGAGGCTGTCGCCCTGGCCGACAGCTCCGTGCGCTTGGCCCGGGAGGTCCAGCGCATCGAGCAGGGTATGGGCCGGGGTGTTCGCGACAGCGATGACTACTGCGCGGTCCTCCTTCTCGGCGCCAATCTGGCAGTCGCCATCCACGATCAGACGCACTTGCGCCTGTTCTCCCCCGCGACACAGGCACAGCTCAGGCTCAGCCGGGACATCGCGAATCAGATCCGTGATCTAGGACTGGACGCCGTCAGCATGGCCTTGCGCGCCTGCCTGGGCCGGGATGCCAAGTGGGTGCAGCGCAGCCGGCGGGCCGTCGCCGAAGTGCGGTACGCCGAGCATGGAACCGTACGGCCGGAGGCGATCGCGCTGCGCGAGGCGTTCGACCTCGCGGTAACGGGGCGGTACATGCAGGCGGCCGATCGTCTGCAGAAGACCGTGAACGAGCTGAACGACAAGCAGCTGCGCGGTTGGCTGAAGGAGCAGAAGGCCGCGTACCTGCACTTCGCGGATGAGGCACTCGCGCAGAAGGCGCTCATGGGCGCCCTGGATGAGAACCCCTTCGTGCTTCGGCCCGTGAACGGTGTGGCCGCCACCCAGATCAAGGCGGCAGCCGTACAAGCCCGCGAGGCCGCGGGGTTCCTCTCCTACAAGTACAACGACGGCACCAACCTGGTCCTCGGAGTCAAGCGTCTCCTGGAAGAGGTCGTGTGGGGCGAGGAAGAACGCTCCGATGACGCCGAGCGGGCGTGGGAGCAGCTTGGACTGCACCTCGGGTTCGTAAGCACCCGGCCGGAGAAGCAGTACGGCAAGGGCCCGGACAACTTGTGGGCTCTCTCGGCATCCGAGCAGGCGGTGATCGAGCTGAAGACGGGGTGTGTCACCGAAACGATCGCGAAGAAGGATCTGAATCAGCTCGGAGGCAGCGTCCGCTGGCTCAACAAGATCAACGGGGACGTGAAGGCGCTGCCCGTAATGCTGCACCCCAGCCGTACCTGCGATGTCCAGGGCACTCCGCCGCCGGGCATGCGGGTGGTCACCCCGGCCAAGTTCGAGCTACTGAGGGACGCCGTTACCAAGTTCGCCAACGCACTCGCCGCCAACCCGGGTAGCTGGAAGGACGAGCAGGCCGTCTCCGTCCAGCTGACTCAGCACAAGCTGACGGGGAACTTCTTCAACACCTACTCCGAGGCCGTGCGCACTGCCACCTGA
- a CDS encoding IS5 family transposase (programmed frameshift), protein MGRGTWSWIVPDGLWEIAEPLIPPSKTRPQGGGTQDTPDETLFAAIIYVLVSGCSWRALPPCFGISKSTAHRRFLIWSRAGVWGRLHEAILHRLDDAGLLDLSRAVLDSAHVRAKKGGELTGPSPVDRGKPGSKMHVLSDANGLPLLVGVSAANTHDSLALKPMVAGHQTRHDPYNGRHFKPQRLHADKAYDVPHLRKWLRGKRIGVRIARKGIESSERLGRRRWVIERTMSWLTGYRRLNHRYERHPRNYLAFLGLAAALCCYKRLVRLTT, encoded by the exons ATGGGGCGGGGTACGTGGAGTTGGATTGTTCCGGACGGGTTGTGGGAGATCGCCGAGCCGCTGATCCCACCGTCGAAGACGCGTCCGCAGGGCGGGGGAACGCAGGACACGCCTGATGAGACGCTGTTTGCCGCGATCATCTACGTGCTGGTCAGCGGCTGTTCCTGGCGCGCGTTGCCGCCGTGCTTCGGGATATCGAAGTCGACCGCGCACCGCCGGTTCCTGATCTGGTCCCGGGCAGGTGTGTGGGGCCGGCTGCACGAGGCGATCCTGCACCGCCTCGACGACGCCGGCCTGCTTGACCTCTCCCGAGCGGTCCTCGACTCCGCCCACGTGAGGGCGA AAAAAGGGGGCGAACTCACAGGTCCGAGTCCCGTGGACCGGGGCAAGCCGGGTTCCAAGATGCACGTCCTGTCGGACGCGAACGGACTGCCCCTCCTCGTCGGCGTCTCCGCGGCGAACACCCACGACAGCCTCGCGCTGAAGCCCATGGTCGCGGGTCACCAAACGAGACACGACCCCTACAACGGGCGCCACTTCAAACCTCAGCGTCTGCACGCCGACAAGGCCTACGACGTTCCTCACCTGCGGAAATGGTTACGTGGCAAACGTATCGGCGTCCGGATCGCCCGCAAGGGCATCGAGTCCAGCGAACGTCTCGGACGCCGAAGGTGGGTGATCGAGCGGACGATGTCGTGGCTGACCGGCTACCGCAGACTCAACCACCGCTACGAACGACACCCCCGCAACTACCTCGCCTTTCTCGGGCTCGCCGCAGCCCTGTGCTGCTACAAACGCCTCGTCCGGCTCACCACATAG
- a CDS encoding DUF6009 family protein: MSKDRAALEHEEQIVWTEDVGGFDYVRQTVAHLSTTRQKPVAWRGTGRRVGYSVLKSDAPSGDTPGRFVRRVFWVKDYDRSEQPDGTYKTSAPSEAVDPRTIAPGVWGELTERAWGGPLPD, translated from the coding sequence TTGTCGAAGGATCGTGCAGCTTTGGAGCACGAGGAACAGATCGTCTGGACCGAGGACGTGGGCGGCTTCGACTACGTCCGCCAGACGGTAGCTCATCTGTCCACGACCCGGCAGAAGCCGGTGGCGTGGCGCGGAACCGGCCGGCGGGTGGGCTACTCAGTGCTGAAGTCGGATGCCCCAAGCGGGGACACGCCCGGTAGGTTCGTCCGTCGGGTGTTCTGGGTGAAGGACTACGACCGTTCTGAGCAGCCCGACGGTACGTACAAGACGTCCGCGCCCAGTGAGGCCGTCGATCCACGGACGATCGCGCCGGGGGTTTGGGGTGAGCTGACCGAACGCGCCTGGGGCGGGCCGCTGCCCGACTGA